The following proteins come from a genomic window of Malus domestica chromosome 02, GDT2T_hap1:
- the LOC103407080 gene encoding transcription initiation factor TFIID subunit 14b-like isoform X2, producing MSVRKAGETEPPQPEEGGGSAQLSQPVRTSKPAEEEDKKSTSRRLKDVDICVPIVYGTVAFYLGRKASESQSHKWTVYVRGATNEDLGVVVKRVIFQLHPSFNNPMRVIDSPPFELTECGWGEFEISISLFFHNDVCERQLDLYHHLKLYTEDESGPQSTKKPVVVESYDEIVFPDPLEACFACVQNHPAVIVPRLPAGFNLPNPVPIDQKNDRERGDMKEHPHGQWFLNFSEADELLKHAAARQEECEIIQRKKSEEKARQMGM from the exons ATGTCAGTGAGAAAAGCAGGTGAAACTGAACCGCCTCAGCCGGAGGAGGGTGGCGGCTCCGCCCAACTGTCGCAGCCAGTCCGAACTTCAAAgcctgcagaagaagaagacaagaag AGCACAAGCAGGAGACTGAAGGATGTTGATATATGTGTGCCAATTGTATACGGGACAGTTGCGTTCTACCTCGGTAGGAAGGCCAGTGA GTCTCAGTCCCATAAGTGGACGGTTTATGTTCGTGGGGCAACAAACGAGGACCTTGGGGTGGTGGTAAAGCGAGTTATATTTCAATTGCATCCtagtttcaataaccctatgaGAGTGATTGATTCGCCCCCATTTGAGTTAACGGAATGTGGTTGGGGTGAATTTGAAATTTCCATCAGTCTGTTCTTCCACAATGATGTCTGTGAGAGACAGTTAGACTT GTATCACCATTTGAAGTTATATACTGAAGATGAATCTGGGCCCCAGTCAACCAAGAAACCTGTTGTTGTGGAGTCTTACGATGAAATAGTTTTCCCTGATCCTTTAGAGGCCTGTTTTGCTTGTGTGCAGAACCATCCAGCTGTTATAGTGCCCCGTTTACCTGCTGGTTTCAACTTGCCTAATCCTG TGCCGATTGATCAGAAGAATGACAGGGAACGAGGGGACATGAAGGAACATCCCCATGGTCAGTGGTTCTTAAATTTTTCAGAGGCAGATGAGCTCTTAAAACATGCAGCGGCTCGTCAAGAG
- the LOC103407080 gene encoding transcription initiation factor TFIID subunit 14b-like isoform X3 encodes MSVRKAGETEPPQPEEGGGSAQLSQPVRTSKPAEEEDKKSTSRRLKDVDICVPIVYGTVAFYLGRKASESQSHKWTVYVRGATNEDLGVVVKRVIFQLHPSFNNPMRVIDSPPFELTECGWGEFEISISLFFHNDVCERQLDLYHHLKLYTEDESGPQSTKKPVVVESYDEIVFPDPLEACFACVQNHPAVIVPRLPAGFNLPNPVPIDQKNDRERGDMKEHPHGQWFLNFSEADELLKHAAARQEKACDELYYRPGLTRS; translated from the exons ATGTCAGTGAGAAAAGCAGGTGAAACTGAACCGCCTCAGCCGGAGGAGGGTGGCGGCTCCGCCCAACTGTCGCAGCCAGTCCGAACTTCAAAgcctgcagaagaagaagacaagaag AGCACAAGCAGGAGACTGAAGGATGTTGATATATGTGTGCCAATTGTATACGGGACAGTTGCGTTCTACCTCGGTAGGAAGGCCAGTGA GTCTCAGTCCCATAAGTGGACGGTTTATGTTCGTGGGGCAACAAACGAGGACCTTGGGGTGGTGGTAAAGCGAGTTATATTTCAATTGCATCCtagtttcaataaccctatgaGAGTGATTGATTCGCCCCCATTTGAGTTAACGGAATGTGGTTGGGGTGAATTTGAAATTTCCATCAGTCTGTTCTTCCACAATGATGTCTGTGAGAGACAGTTAGACTT GTATCACCATTTGAAGTTATATACTGAAGATGAATCTGGGCCCCAGTCAACCAAGAAACCTGTTGTTGTGGAGTCTTACGATGAAATAGTTTTCCCTGATCCTTTAGAGGCCTGTTTTGCTTGTGTGCAGAACCATCCAGCTGTTATAGTGCCCCGTTTACCTGCTGGTTTCAACTTGCCTAATCCTG TGCCGATTGATCAGAAGAATGACAGGGAACGAGGGGACATGAAGGAACATCCCCATGGTCAGTGGTTCTTAAATTTTTCAGAGGCAGATGAGCTCTTAAAACATGCAGCGGCTCGTCAAGAG